Proteins from a single region of Candidatus Delongbacteria bacterium:
- a CDS encoding carboxypeptidase-like regulatory domain-containing protein yields the protein MGATLPALLALPMRLEARSTLRLWGQVQHQAAGVPGAQVIVAGRDTCRCDEFGNYSFADLPMGPLQLRVSAPGFAPLRQRLWLRKEAFLTLELQLERHLTEGFAADSLQLPGAGLAAPRDLDRDGREDAAGWQPLAQPVQVQQDGLPREDPWGGLWLESDTGPTPTGERAAGWQPLGLEGFFSNRGLTGWRQARPRATGPALWLERPLAGALAAGGRTRLRLGLWHELDLQARLEQASGQAPELGRGQGGAQGVVEHRWLAARHLLLGQTLQLGRLERRRLSTELPRLWLPQASLEALAEAELRQRQLAWQGRATWLPAGGGTGEVRLWWRERRQETRGLELDRPTHRLLVTGDLPERAWFDTRRVERRRALGLRMALEQAHARGLLQGAVGVESHHRRLDAALGANPLLPGGRDPWLALDEDDLLLEARLRDRWDWTPRFSFEACLDLRYHFYELRRRPVGLFQLGDVPDAAFNQDLLALEPRLALLLRPGSWGLDLAWQRRLSMAGPGGAWDLGRSPDRLWDLPLVAPVGSEGELETLLPAIQLDEVALRGQRPLGRSIRLNLGLWGRSWHNLPLAGWTPRESTLDLAQLLRPLNALQAGLEAGLRLEGRAGHGSLEGRWSRLRAEGRRWRPLPDTSLWVGQEAVLRRLPGEAAWSARLEAGTRLSLAGWSLAPAVQVSAMGARDPENQAGWTPELPGAAWLDAELRLEHARTPGWSLALWGRNLGRDPHPAAGWVDWRAGESVAVQRTLAAPGRLLGVRVAWEPGR from the coding sequence TTGGGTGCCACGTTGCCCGCGCTGCTGGCCCTGCCGATGCGTCTTGAGGCCCGCAGCACGCTGCGCCTCTGGGGCCAGGTCCAGCACCAGGCGGCCGGCGTGCCCGGCGCCCAGGTGATCGTCGCCGGGCGCGACACCTGCCGCTGCGATGAATTCGGCAACTACAGCTTCGCCGATCTGCCGATGGGCCCGCTGCAGCTGCGGGTGAGCGCCCCGGGCTTCGCGCCCCTGCGTCAGCGCCTCTGGCTGCGCAAGGAGGCCTTCCTGACCCTGGAGCTGCAACTCGAACGCCATCTGACGGAGGGCTTCGCCGCCGACAGCCTGCAGCTGCCCGGCGCCGGGCTGGCCGCGCCGCGGGATCTGGACCGCGACGGGCGCGAGGATGCCGCGGGCTGGCAGCCCCTGGCCCAGCCCGTCCAAGTGCAGCAGGACGGCCTGCCCCGGGAAGATCCTTGGGGCGGACTCTGGCTGGAGTCGGACACGGGGCCCACCCCGACCGGCGAGCGCGCCGCCGGCTGGCAGCCGCTGGGGTTGGAGGGCTTCTTCTCCAACCGGGGCTTGACAGGCTGGCGCCAGGCGCGGCCCCGTGCGACGGGCCCGGCGCTCTGGCTGGAGCGGCCGCTGGCGGGGGCGCTGGCGGCCGGTGGCCGGACCCGGTTGCGGCTGGGTCTCTGGCACGAGCTGGACCTGCAGGCCAGGTTGGAACAAGCCAGCGGACAGGCGCCCGAGCTGGGCCGCGGGCAGGGCGGCGCGCAGGGGGTCGTGGAGCACCGCTGGCTGGCGGCGCGGCACCTACTGCTGGGTCAGACCCTGCAGCTGGGCCGACTGGAGCGCCGCCGCCTGAGCACGGAACTGCCCCGGCTCTGGCTGCCGCAAGCCTCGCTGGAAGCCCTGGCGGAGGCCGAGCTGCGCCAGCGCCAGCTCGCCTGGCAGGGCCGGGCCACCTGGCTGCCCGCCGGCGGAGGCACGGGCGAGGTGCGGCTCTGGTGGCGCGAGCGCCGGCAGGAGACCCGGGGCCTGGAACTGGACCGTCCGACCCACCGCCTGCTGGTCACGGGCGACCTGCCGGAGCGGGCCTGGTTCGACACCCGCCGTGTGGAGCGCCGGCGCGCCCTGGGCCTGCGCATGGCGCTGGAACAGGCGCACGCCCGCGGCCTGCTCCAGGGGGCCGTCGGCGTGGAGTCCCACCACCGCCGGCTGGACGCCGCGCTGGGGGCCAACCCGCTGCTGCCGGGCGGGCGGGATCCCTGGCTGGCGCTGGACGAGGACGATCTGTTGCTGGAGGCGCGGTTGCGCGACCGCTGGGACTGGACGCCGCGCTTTTCCTTCGAGGCCTGCCTGGACCTGCGCTATCACTTCTACGAATTGCGGCGGAGGCCGGTGGGATTGTTCCAGCTGGGCGACGTGCCCGACGCGGCCTTCAACCAGGATCTGCTGGCCCTGGAGCCGCGTCTGGCCCTGCTGCTGCGCCCGGGGAGCTGGGGCCTGGATCTGGCCTGGCAGCGCCGGCTGAGCATGGCCGGACCGGGGGGCGCCTGGGATCTGGGGCGCAGCCCCGACCGGCTCTGGGACCTGCCGCTGGTGGCCCCCGTCGGCTCCGAGGGCGAACTGGAAACCCTGCTGCCCGCGATCCAACTGGACGAGGTGGCCTTGCGCGGCCAGCGTCCGCTGGGTCGCAGCATTCGCCTCAATCTGGGCCTCTGGGGCCGCAGCTGGCACAACCTGCCGCTGGCGGGCTGGACGCCGCGCGAGTCCACGCTGGACCTGGCCCAGTTACTGCGGCCGCTCAACGCCCTGCAGGCGGGGCTGGAGGCCGGACTGCGCCTGGAGGGCCGGGCCGGCCACGGCAGCCTGGAGGGGCGTTGGAGCCGGCTGCGGGCGGAAGGCCGGCGCTGGCGGCCCCTGCCGGACACCAGCCTGTGGGTGGGCCAGGAGGCCGTCCTGCGCCGCCTGCCCGGAGAGGCGGCCTGGTCGGCGCGGCTGGAAGCCGGCACGCGCCTGAGCCTAGCCGGCTGGAGCCTGGCGCCGGCCGTGCAGGTGAGCGCCATGGGCGCGCGCGACCCGGAGAACCAGGCCGGCTGGACGCCCGAACTGCCCGGCGCCGCCTGGCTGGACGCCGAACTGCGGCTGGAACACGCCCGCACGCCCGGCTGGTCGCTGGCCCTCTGGGGCCGCAACCTGGGCCGGGATCCGCACCCGGCGGCGGGCTGGGTGGACTGGCGGGCCGGGGAATCCGTGGCCGTCCAGCGGACCCTGGCCGCGCCCGGACGACTGCTGGGCGTGCGCGTGGCCTGGGAGCCGGGCCGATGA